In Pyrus communis chromosome 8, drPyrComm1.1, whole genome shotgun sequence, one genomic interval encodes:
- the LOC137741925 gene encoding glucan endo-1,3-beta-glucosidase-like — protein sequence MHFSNIYKTGKALMASILLLLVVLMPALQITGAQSVGVCYGRNGNNLPAEGEVVDLYKSNGIGRMRIYEPNDATLQALRGSNIELTVTILNNELQALNDAAAATAWVQKNVQPYSADVKFKYIAVGNEVRPGAAEVGFLLPAIQNIHSAIVAANLQGQIKVSTAIDTTLVTNAYPPSDGVYTDPANQFIKPVIDFLVSNGAPLLVNVYPYFSYNDNPGSIDLAYALFTSQGVVVPDGTRYPSLFDALLDAQYAALEKAGAPNVEIVVSESGWPSEGGNQATPDNAATFYKNLIKHVTSTTGTPKRPGKAIETYLFAMFDENLKEGNADEKHFGIFTPDKQPKYQLTFG from the exons ATGCATTTTTCCAACATATATAAAACTGGAAAAGCTCTCATGGCTTCCATATTGCTACTACTTGTTGTCTTGATGCCAGCCCTGCAAATAACAG GTGCACAATCTGTTGGTGTTTGTTATGGACGAAACGGCAACAATTTACCAGCTGAAGGAGAAGTGGTCGACTTGTACAAAAGCAATGGCATCGGGCGGATGAGGATCTATGAACCAAATGACGCAACCTTGCAAGCCCTAAGAGGTTCCAACATAGAACTCACTGTCACCATCCTCAACAACGAGCTTCAAGCCCTCAATGATGCTGCTGCTGCAACTGCCTGGGTCCAGAAGAACGTACAACCCTATTCAGCTGATGTTAAATTCAAATACATCGCTGTTGGAAACGAAGTGCGCCCCGGTGCTGCAGAGGTCGGGTTTCTCCTGCCTGCCATCCAAAACATCCACAGTGCAATTGTAGCAGCCAATCTGCAAGGCCAAATCAAGGTCTCTACAGCAATTGACACAACTCTTGTGACCAATGCCTACCCTCCCTCCGATGGAGTATACACTGACCCTGCAAACCAATTCATAAAACCAGTCATTGACTTCCTCGTCAGCAATGGGGCCCCACTCCTTGTGAATGTGTACCCTTACTTCAGCTACAATGACAACCCTGGTAGCATAGACCTTGCCTATGCCTTGTTCACTTCACAAGGGGTTGTAGTGCCAGACGGGACTCGATACCCTAGCCTCTTTGACGCTCTCCTGGACGCTCAGTACGCAGCTCTTGAAAAAGCTGGTGCACCAAATGTGGAGATAGTCGTATCGGAGAGTGGTTGGCCTTCTGAAGGTGGAAATCAAGCAACCCCTGACAACGCAGCCACATTCTACAAGAATTTGATAAAGCATGTGACGAGTACTACTGGGACTCCAAAGAGGCCTGGTAAAGCTATAGAGACTTATCTTTTTGCAATGTTTGATGAGAACCTCAAGGAAGGTAATGCAGATGAGAAACACTTCGGAATTTTTACCCCTGACAAACAACCCAAGTACCAACTCACATTTGGATAG